From the genome of Elusimicrobiota bacterium, one region includes:
- a CDS encoding beta-ketoacyl-ACP synthase III, with product MLTNKQHVHIIGTGAYVPAHVLTNHDLERMVDTSDEWITTRTGIKERHIAGKHEASSDLAVKAAERALKDAGLKADAIDLIVVATSTPDMFFPSTACFVQKKLGIKETVSFDVSAACSGFLYALESARALLESGLYKTALVIGAEKFSSIMNWQDRSTCVLFGDGAGAAVLQCRPGPGGILSTYLRSDASYTDILSVPAGGSRHPADEDVVKRKLNTIHMEGKEVFKLAVHKMISAAHAALKLANKKEKDLALLIPHQANLRIIEAIAQRVDIPRERVYVNVDKYGNMSAATTIVALDDARREGRVRKGDLVELIAFGAGLTWGAAVIQF from the coding sequence ATGCTAACCAACAAACAACATGTCCATATTATAGGGACGGGTGCTTATGTCCCGGCGCACGTTCTGACCAACCATGATCTGGAACGGATGGTGGATACCTCCGATGAATGGATCACGACACGGACCGGGATCAAGGAGCGTCATATTGCCGGTAAACATGAGGCCTCCTCGGATCTGGCGGTCAAAGCGGCGGAGCGGGCGCTGAAGGACGCGGGGCTTAAAGCCGACGCCATCGATTTGATCGTGGTCGCCACCTCAACGCCGGATATGTTCTTTCCTTCCACCGCTTGTTTTGTGCAAAAAAAACTGGGGATTAAAGAGACGGTCAGTTTTGACGTCTCCGCCGCCTGCAGCGGGTTTCTTTACGCTCTGGAAAGCGCGCGGGCCCTGCTCGAAAGCGGTCTTTACAAGACAGCGCTCGTGATCGGCGCCGAGAAGTTTTCTTCCATTATGAATTGGCAGGACCGGTCCACCTGTGTTCTTTTTGGCGACGGGGCGGGAGCCGCTGTTCTGCAATGCCGGCCGGGGCCGGGCGGGATTTTATCAACCTATCTTCGTTCAGATGCCTCCTACACGGATATTCTGAGCGTTCCCGCGGGCGGTTCGCGCCATCCGGCGGATGAGGACGTCGTGAAGAGAAAACTGAATACCATTCACATGGAAGGGAAGGAAGTCTTTAAGCTGGCCGTCCATAAAATGATTTCAGCGGCCCATGCGGCGCTGAAGCTGGCCAACAAGAAGGAAAAAGATTTAGCGCTGTTGATTCCTCACCAGGCCAACCTTCGGATTATCGAAGCCATCGCCCAACGGGTCGACATCCCGCGCGAGCGGGTTTATGTCAATGTGGATAAATACGGTAATATGTCCGCGGCCACGACAATCGTTGCGCTGGATGATGCGCGCCGGGAGGGACGGGTACGCAAAGGGGATCTGGTCGAACTGATCGCTTTTGGCGCCGGATTGACGTGGGGTGCCGCGGTGATTCAATTTTAA
- the fabD gene encoding ACP S-malonyltransferase, whose protein sequence is MESIAFIFPGQGSQTPGMGSAVAERYPEARRCFEEASELLGWDLLQACQQGPEERLRQTDVAQPALYVTGYAAATVLRSLAVEPGAVAGHSIGEYAALAFAGVFDFKEGLRLVRERGRLMQEAGQAHPGAMAAILGLAVEKLQACCEAARGEGICVPVNFNSPEQIVIAGEKSAVEKVSLLASEQGAKRVIALNVSGAFHSPLMTEAAQAMRFLLQKVAFRDAAVPLVMNADGQSHQRADEIRETLARQLDNAVQWVKTMETMRQEGNTRFVECGSGRVLSGLVKKFDRQLQAYSTETTEALAQAAEALGAARKGIP, encoded by the coding sequence ATGGAGTCGATTGCTTTTATCTTCCCGGGGCAGGGATCCCAGACCCCCGGCATGGGAAGCGCGGTGGCGGAGCGCTATCCGGAGGCCCGCCGTTGTTTTGAAGAGGCCTCTGAACTCCTGGGCTGGGACCTTCTGCAGGCCTGCCAACAGGGCCCGGAGGAACGATTACGGCAGACCGATGTGGCTCAGCCCGCGTTGTATGTGACCGGGTATGCCGCGGCAACAGTGCTTCGGTCTCTGGCGGTTGAGCCGGGTGCGGTGGCGGGGCACAGTATCGGCGAATATGCGGCCCTGGCTTTCGCGGGTGTATTCGATTTTAAGGAAGGGCTCCGCTTGGTCCGCGAACGAGGACGTCTGATGCAGGAAGCGGGCCAGGCCCATCCCGGCGCGATGGCCGCGATTCTGGGGCTGGCTGTTGAGAAACTTCAGGCTTGTTGTGAGGCGGCCCGGGGGGAGGGCATTTGTGTGCCGGTGAACTTCAACAGCCCGGAACAGATTGTTATTGCCGGTGAAAAATCCGCCGTCGAAAAGGTTTCTTTGCTGGCTTCCGAGCAGGGGGCCAAGCGGGTCATCGCTTTAAACGTTTCCGGGGCTTTCCATTCTCCTTTAATGACGGAGGCGGCCCAGGCGATGCGGTTTCTTTTGCAAAAAGTCGCTTTCCGAGATGCCGCCGTGCCTCTGGTGATGAATGCGGACGGTCAATCCCATCAGCGGGCGGACGAAATTCGGGAAACACTGGCTCGCCAGTTGGACAATGCCGTACAATGGGTAAAAACAATGGAAACGATGCGCCAGGAAGGAAACACCCGTTTTGTAGAATGTGGTTCCGGACGGGTCCTGAGCGGGCTTGTCAAGAAATTCGACCGGCAACTGCAGGCCTATTCAACCGAAACAACGGAGGCTCTTGCGCAAGCCGCAGAAGCGCTGGGCGCCGCGAGGAAGGGGATCCCATGA
- the fabG gene encoding 3-oxoacyl-[acyl-carrier-protein] reductase, with protein sequence MKLKDKVAVITGGAQGIGRSIALLLAGEGAALVLCDVDEVKVLATAAEIAQEKKVQVFGVKGNVAQISDCEKLVEASLDKFGRIDILINNAGITRDNLVMRMSDDEWDAVIAVNLKGVFNCTKAAIRPMMKQRQGCIVNIASVVGQMGNAGQANYAASKGGVIALTKTCAREFSSRNIRVNAVAPGFIRTRMTDALTEEQKKKLLDLIPLGRLGEAEDVAKVVLFLSSDESSYITGQVIPVNGGMYI encoded by the coding sequence ATGAAGCTGAAAGATAAGGTGGCTGTCATTACGGGTGGCGCGCAAGGGATCGGGCGTTCGATCGCTCTTCTGTTGGCTGGTGAAGGGGCGGCTCTGGTGCTTTGTGATGTGGATGAGGTCAAGGTTCTGGCCACCGCGGCTGAAATCGCACAGGAAAAGAAGGTTCAAGTCTTTGGTGTTAAAGGGAATGTCGCGCAAATTTCCGACTGCGAAAAGCTCGTCGAAGCCTCGCTTGACAAGTTTGGACGAATTGATATACTCATCAACAACGCGGGAATTACGCGCGATAATTTAGTGATGCGCATGAGCGATGACGAGTGGGATGCAGTCATCGCTGTTAATTTGAAAGGCGTCTTTAACTGCACCAAGGCGGCCATCCGTCCCATGATGAAGCAGCGTCAGGGATGTATTGTGAATATCGCTTCGGTTGTGGGACAGATGGGGAATGCGGGCCAGGCCAACTACGCCGCTTCCAAAGGCGGCGTGATCGCCCTGACCAAAACCTGCGCCCGGGAGTTCTCCTCACGAAATATCCGGGTCAATGCGGTGGCTCCTGGTTTTATCCGGACGCGCATGACGGACGCGCTAACGGAAGAGCAGAAGAAAAAATTGCTGGATTTGATCCCGCTGGGTCGTCTCGGAGAGGCGGAGGATGTCGCGAAAGTGGTTCTTTTTCTGAGTTCAGATGAGTCTTCCTATATTACGGGGCAAGTTATTCCGGTCAATGGCGGGATGTATATTTAG
- the acpP gene encoding acyl carrier protein — protein MAQTQDVEQRVKEIIVEQLGVDASEVTPQASFVNDLGADSLDTVELVMALEEEFDIEIPDEEAEKIQSVSQAVDYIKAHMKK, from the coding sequence ATGGCACAAACACAAGATGTGGAACAGCGCGTTAAAGAGATTATTGTTGAGCAGTTGGGCGTGGATGCATCCGAAGTGACGCCGCAGGCGTCTTTTGTGAACGATTTGGGTGCCGATTCGCTCGACACGGTAGAGCTCGTCATGGCTCTGGAAGAGGAATTCGATATTGAGATTCCCGACGAGGAAGCTGAGAAAATCCAGTCGGTCAGCCAGGCGGTTGACTATATCAAAGCCCACATGAAGAAGTAA
- the fabF gene encoding beta-ketoacyl-ACP synthase II, with the protein MKRRVVITGLGVVTPIGIGKNDFWDSLRNGRSGASRLTSFDASQYTSQIAAEIKNFQPEDFIEKKNIKRMDRFTQFACAAADLAIRDAGLDKAKLDMDRVGSIVGSGIGGIATIEEEYTVLRERGPRRVSPFLIPRLIINMAPGEIAIRWGFTGPNYAVSSACASASHAIGDAMRLLRYGDADVMVAGGSEASVTPLSFAGFCSARALSTRNDAPEKASRPFDKDRDGFVMGEGSGIVVLETLEHAQARGAHVYAELVGYGATDDAYHITSPDPEGTSAVKAMRLALQDAETPLTDVQYVNAHGTSTSLNDKTETKALKALFGDHARKLAISSTKSMTGHLLGAAGAVELAATVLSIQNKLIHPTVNYETPDPECDLDYVPNKARPMDLRCALSNSLGFGGHNAALVVKRYAA; encoded by the coding sequence ATGAAACGTCGCGTGGTGATAACCGGTTTGGGAGTCGTTACTCCCATCGGCATTGGTAAAAATGATTTCTGGGACTCTCTTCGGAACGGTCGTTCCGGAGCGAGTCGTTTGACGTCTTTTGATGCCAGCCAGTACACCAGTCAGATCGCGGCCGAGATCAAAAACTTCCAGCCGGAAGACTTTATCGAAAAGAAAAACATCAAGCGGATGGACCGTTTTACCCAGTTCGCCTGCGCCGCGGCCGATCTGGCCATCCGGGATGCCGGATTGGATAAGGCGAAACTCGATATGGACCGCGTGGGGTCTATCGTCGGGTCAGGGATTGGCGGGATTGCCACCATCGAGGAAGAATATACCGTGTTGCGCGAGCGGGGTCCCCGCCGAGTGAGTCCTTTTCTGATTCCACGGCTGATCATCAATATGGCTCCTGGTGAAATAGCCATCCGCTGGGGGTTTACGGGTCCGAATTATGCTGTTTCGAGCGCCTGCGCGTCCGCCAGTCATGCTATCGGTGATGCCATGCGTCTTTTGCGTTACGGAGATGCCGATGTAATGGTTGCCGGCGGTTCGGAAGCCTCCGTGACTCCTTTGAGTTTTGCCGGTTTCTGCTCGGCCCGGGCGCTCTCCACCCGGAATGATGCGCCGGAGAAAGCCTCTCGACCTTTTGACAAGGACCGGGACGGTTTTGTGATGGGAGAAGGTTCCGGTATTGTGGTGCTCGAAACGCTGGAACATGCCCAGGCTCGGGGTGCTCATGTTTATGCTGAACTCGTCGGGTACGGCGCCACCGATGATGCCTATCACATCACCTCCCCGGATCCGGAAGGCACGTCGGCGGTCAAGGCCATGCGACTGGCGCTCCAGGATGCGGAAACGCCGCTGACGGATGTGCAATACGTGAATGCGCATGGCACGTCAACCTCTTTGAACGATAAGACGGAGACCAAAGCCTTGAAAGCGCTTTTCGGAGATCATGCCCGCAAACTGGCCATTTCGTCCACCAAATCCATGACCGGGCACTTGTTGGGAGCCGCCGGTGCCGTCGAACTGGCCGCCACGGTTCTCAGTATTCAAAATAAACTCATTCACCCGACGGTCAATTATGAAACGCCTGATCCGGAGTGCGATCTGGATTACGTTCCGAACAAAGCACGTCCCATGGACCTTCGCTGTGCCCTTTCCAATTCTCTTGGGTTTGGGGGACACAATGCGGCCCTGGTGGTGAAGAGATATGCGGCGTGA
- the rnc gene encoding ribonuclease III has translation MRREATSSPPGTGSSTVKLERVLGLRFKNRALLEEALTHKSYAMERGGGLPFNERLEFLGDSVLSAAVAHYLFSRYPDVDEGRLSQLKSMLVSRPSLTVWGRSLAIGQFLRLSEGENATGGRERDSIVGNAMEALIGAMYLEGGFDVAKTFIDKILVKRKRLVTVDYKSRLQEWAQRKYKVPPDYIVRRSFGPDHAKMFEIEVAVTHELLGSGTGKSKKEAEQAAARDALRRIKGA, from the coding sequence ATGCGGCGTGAAGCGACCTCGTCGCCTCCCGGAACCGGTTCTTCTACAGTAAAATTAGAACGAGTCCTTGGGCTGCGCTTTAAGAATAGAGCTCTTTTAGAAGAAGCCCTGACGCACAAGTCCTATGCGATGGAGCGCGGCGGAGGCCTTCCCTTTAACGAGCGCCTGGAGTTTCTGGGAGACAGCGTTCTGTCGGCGGCTGTGGCTCATTATTTGTTCAGCCGTTACCCGGATGTGGACGAGGGGCGCCTGTCGCAACTGAAGTCGATGCTAGTGTCGCGGCCCAGCCTGACGGTCTGGGGAAGAAGCCTGGCGATCGGCCAATTCCTGCGTTTGAGCGAAGGGGAAAATGCGACCGGCGGCCGGGAACGGGACTCCATCGTCGGCAACGCCATGGAGGCCCTCATCGGGGCGATGTATCTGGAAGGCGGTTTCGACGTCGCCAAGACGTTTATCGATAAAATATTGGTTAAGCGAAAGCGCTTGGTGACGGTGGATTATAAAAGCCGTTTGCAGGAGTGGGCTCAACGGAAGTACAAGGTTCCGCCGGATTATATCGTGCGGCGCAGTTTTGGCCCAGATCATGCCAAGATGTTTGAAATTGAAGTCGCTGTCACCCATGAGCTATTGGGTTCTGGGACGGGCAAAAGTAAAAAGGAAGCCGAGCAGGCCGCTGCGCGAGACGCGTTGAGGCGGATTAAAGGCGCCTGA
- a CDS encoding acyl-CoA dehydrogenase family protein, giving the protein MDYNLTEEQQAIVETAREIAQKKIKKVREHYDKTEEYPWEIVEEMRKADLFGVYIPQEYGGLGGGVFELVLAMEEISKACAGMALAIAGTALGTYPIMLYGNDAQKKKYLPDLASGKRMGAFTITEPDAGSDATATKATARLEGNHYVLNGTKVFCTNGKAAEIYALFFSTNPARGARGISAFIVEKGTPGFEFGRKEEKMGIRASPTYALEFNNCKIPKENLLGREGGGLMVAQATFDVSRPGVAAQALGIAQGAMDEAFAYARQRRQFGQPVISFQAMQHKLANMAMEIEAARALLYQVARAIDKGGDKRFTKESAMVKCFCSDVAMRVSIEAVQMCGGIGYMRDFPVEKYMRDAKITQIYEGTNEIQRNEIAMMMIKEAAREGLGKK; this is encoded by the coding sequence ATGGATTACAACTTAACAGAAGAACAACAGGCAATTGTCGAGACCGCCCGGGAAATCGCCCAGAAAAAAATTAAGAAAGTCCGTGAGCATTACGATAAAACCGAGGAATATCCTTGGGAAATCGTCGAGGAAATGCGTAAAGCCGATCTCTTCGGGGTCTACATTCCTCAGGAGTACGGTGGGCTCGGCGGCGGTGTTTTTGAGTTGGTTCTGGCCATGGAAGAAATTTCAAAGGCCTGCGCCGGAATGGCGCTGGCCATCGCGGGCACCGCGTTAGGGACCTACCCCATCATGCTTTATGGTAACGACGCGCAGAAGAAGAAATATCTGCCGGATCTGGCCAGCGGCAAGCGCATGGGTGCTTTTACCATTACGGAACCGGATGCCGGGAGCGACGCGACCGCAACGAAAGCCACCGCCCGTTTGGAAGGAAATCATTATGTGTTGAATGGCACCAAAGTCTTCTGCACCAACGGAAAAGCGGCTGAGATTTATGCCCTGTTTTTCTCCACGAACCCGGCGCGCGGCGCTCGCGGTATTTCGGCGTTTATCGTTGAGAAGGGGACCCCTGGATTTGAATTTGGTCGCAAAGAAGAAAAGATGGGGATTCGTGCTTCTCCCACGTATGCCCTTGAGTTTAATAACTGCAAAATCCCGAAAGAAAATCTGTTGGGTCGGGAAGGCGGCGGTCTCATGGTGGCCCAGGCCACATTTGACGTATCGCGTCCCGGTGTCGCGGCGCAGGCGTTGGGCATCGCACAAGGCGCCATGGATGAAGCCTTTGCCTATGCGCGCCAGCGTCGTCAGTTCGGCCAGCCCGTCATCAGTTTCCAGGCCATGCAGCACAAGCTGGCCAATATGGCGATGGAGATCGAAGCCGCTCGAGCGCTTCTGTATCAAGTGGCCCGCGCCATCGATAAAGGCGGAGATAAACGCTTCACCAAAGAATCGGCTATGGTGAAGTGTTTTTGTTCAGACGTGGCGATGCGTGTGTCGATTGAAGCGGTGCAGATGTGCGGCGGCATCGGGTATATGCGGGACTTTCCGGTTGAGAAGTACATGCGGGACGCCAAAATCACGCAGATCTATGAAGGAACCAACGAAATCCAGCGCAACGAGATCGCTATGATGATGATCAAGGAAGCGGCTCGCGAAGGTCTCGGAAAGAAATAA
- a CDS encoding electron transfer flavoprotein subunit beta/FixA family protein encodes MHIIVCIKQTPATTNVQINPKTGTLNREGMAAAINPFDEFAIEEAVRIKERIPGSTVSVVTMGPPQAEEALRDAIARGCDDAYHVTDRAFAGADTWATSYTLQMAIRKFGEIKKPYDLIICGKQTNDGDTGHVGPGIAAWLGIPNAAYIGKVEDVMEGGPIRVRRMMEDGYDVLEMSFPCLIAVVKEINTPRVASLKGKLAAKKAVIPKWDAAAINADKAKIGLGGSPTIVSKSFNPPPRKGGDKILGTTSEEKARNLVLKLKELKLI; translated from the coding sequence ATGCACATTATTGTCTGTATTAAACAAACGCCGGCCACAACGAATGTTCAAATCAACCCCAAGACGGGTACGCTCAATCGGGAGGGGATGGCGGCCGCCATTAATCCTTTCGATGAGTTTGCCATTGAAGAAGCGGTCCGCATCAAGGAGCGCATTCCCGGATCCACCGTCTCGGTGGTGACGATGGGACCTCCTCAAGCCGAAGAGGCGCTTCGCGATGCCATTGCCCGCGGCTGCGATGACGCCTACCATGTGACCGACAGGGCCTTTGCTGGAGCGGATACGTGGGCGACGTCTTATACGTTGCAAATGGCGATTCGTAAATTCGGTGAAATCAAAAAACCATACGACCTGATTATTTGCGGCAAGCAAACCAACGATGGGGATACCGGCCATGTCGGACCCGGGATTGCCGCCTGGTTGGGGATTCCCAATGCGGCGTACATCGGCAAAGTGGAAGACGTGATGGAAGGCGGTCCGATTCGTGTCCGACGCATGATGGAAGACGGCTACGATGTTCTCGAGATGTCCTTTCCTTGTTTAATCGCGGTGGTGAAAGAAATTAATACCCCGCGGGTGGCTTCCCTTAAAGGGAAGCTGGCGGCCAAGAAGGCCGTTATCCCGAAGTGGGATGCGGCCGCGATCAACGCGGACAAAGCAAAGATCGGTCTGGGGGGATCGCCGACCATTGTTTCCAAGAGTTTTAATCCGCCACCGCGTAAGGGAGGCGATAAAATCCTCGGCACCACATCCGAGGAGAAAGCCAGGAATCTGGTGTTGAAGTTGAAAGAACTGAAGTTAATTTAA
- a CDS encoding FAD-binding protein — translation MPNRISVIQDKCTGCTACVKVCPVNCIDMIPRPEEDKAKGVKWPKLAVIDEVKCVFCGACVDICNQMGERAKKTDIFYAIVMEKEIVAGAGPALDPTAYKGVWCYAEQRHGQIQPTIYELLHVGRQLAATLKEDLCAVLIGHNVESAAQDLIDHGADRVYVLDDPMFAQFVDERYSEALTQLIKQEKPNKLLLPASTIGRSFASRVAIMANTGITADATGLEIDPKTGLLHATRPSFGGNLMATILCEKHRPEMVTVRPMSFPRAPRVAGRQGQVIKAKVDSSKWAIRTKFVEYVPEESKQQDITAAELIVSGGNGLGKAEGFKLIEELAKLLNGAVGASRAVVDKGWISYRHQVGLTGRTVRPKLYLACGISGAIQHLAGMGSSEFIVAINKDPQAPMMQLANLAVEGDVYEILPAVIKEIQTLKN, via the coding sequence ATGCCGAATCGTATTTCTGTCATCCAGGATAAATGCACAGGTTGTACGGCCTGTGTCAAAGTCTGCCCGGTCAACTGCATCGACATGATCCCTCGTCCGGAAGAAGACAAAGCCAAAGGGGTCAAGTGGCCCAAGCTGGCGGTTATCGATGAGGTGAAATGCGTCTTCTGTGGGGCTTGTGTGGATATCTGCAATCAAATGGGAGAGCGGGCCAAAAAGACGGATATCTTTTATGCCATCGTGATGGAAAAAGAGATCGTTGCCGGAGCTGGTCCCGCTCTGGATCCGACCGCCTATAAGGGTGTTTGGTGTTATGCGGAACAGCGTCATGGACAAATTCAGCCGACGATTTACGAACTCCTGCACGTGGGCCGCCAGCTGGCCGCGACGTTAAAGGAAGATCTCTGCGCTGTTCTGATCGGGCACAATGTTGAAAGTGCGGCTCAGGATCTCATCGACCATGGGGCGGATCGGGTCTATGTTCTGGATGATCCGATGTTTGCCCAATTCGTCGATGAAAGGTATTCGGAAGCCCTAACGCAACTGATTAAACAGGAAAAACCGAACAAGCTCCTTTTGCCGGCTTCCACGATCGGGCGTTCATTCGCCTCCCGCGTCGCCATCATGGCCAATACGGGTATTACGGCGGACGCCACGGGATTGGAGATTGATCCGAAGACAGGGCTGCTTCATGCCACCCGGCCGTCTTTCGGCGGAAACCTGATGGCCACGATTCTCTGTGAAAAACATCGGCCTGAAATGGTGACGGTTCGTCCCATGTCTTTCCCGCGAGCTCCCCGTGTCGCGGGCCGGCAGGGCCAAGTGATTAAAGCGAAGGTGGATTCCTCCAAATGGGCTATTCGGACCAAATTCGTGGAGTATGTTCCGGAAGAGTCCAAGCAACAGGACATCACCGCCGCTGAACTCATTGTCTCTGGCGGCAACGGCCTGGGTAAGGCCGAAGGTTTTAAGCTCATTGAAGAGCTGGCCAAGTTATTAAATGGCGCGGTTGGCGCGAGCCGAGCGGTCGTTGACAAAGGCTGGATTTCTTACCGCCATCAGGTGGGGCTAACGGGACGAACCGTTCGACCGAAGCTGTATCTGGCCTGCGGCATTTCCGGGGCAATTCAGCACCTGGCCGGCATGGGTTCCTCTGAATTTATCGTGGCCATCAATAAGGATCCGCAAGCCCCGATGATGCAATTGGCCAATCTGGCCGTGGAAGGCGATGTCTATGAAATCCTTCCGGCTGTGATTAAAGAAATTCAAACCCTTAAAAATTAA
- a CDS encoding PAS domain S-box protein produces MATPIKTIDSLSKEVTDLRTFLDSAPCLINSVNANGIIVDCNHRLLEATGYTRKELIGQSMSRFVHPEDLPQVVQNLSKIMTSSTGFQQEFRVICKDGHVADLSVISMPVKDAEGRFLRTCCLATDITTVRQAQRENSQNNLLYQEIFSSAPIGIVVYDQDLRYVAWNPFMERLTERLASDVIGQKAVDLFPHLKKQGIDKLLDRALAGEPVNSGDFPYVPPSGKTVWVTSIYSPHLNFRGETVGVLMMLRDITERKNLEDAYYQSEKIAAVGRLAAGIAHELNNPLAVILGFSQSLLDRKPAGDSDFHPLKSIEREALRCRNLVQNLLVFSRQKNSKLITEDLAETIEGSLSLVEPQARLRNVAMKRHFDDNVPRIYLDRQQIQQVIMNLCTNALDAMPKGGTLLIRLKLEGDSAEIGITDTGMGIPLAARNHIFDPFFTTKDVGKGTGLGLSIVYEIVKKHGGAISFESEIDQGTTFRIRLPLQNKSARNGEG; encoded by the coding sequence ATGGCCACCCCCATCAAAACGATTGACTCTCTCTCCAAAGAAGTGACGGATTTACGCACCTTTTTGGACTCCGCTCCCTGCCTGATTAATTCAGTTAATGCGAATGGAATTATTGTCGACTGCAATCATCGGTTACTAGAAGCCACCGGCTACACCCGGAAGGAACTGATCGGCCAATCCATGAGCCGATTCGTCCATCCGGAGGACCTGCCTCAAGTCGTCCAGAATCTGTCCAAAATCATGACCAGTTCCACGGGATTCCAACAGGAATTCCGGGTCATCTGCAAGGACGGGCACGTCGCCGATCTCTCTGTGATTTCGATGCCGGTGAAGGATGCCGAAGGACGATTTTTGAGAACGTGTTGTCTGGCCACTGACATAACAACTGTACGACAAGCCCAAAGGGAAAACTCCCAAAACAACTTGCTTTACCAAGAAATTTTCTCCAGCGCCCCGATCGGCATTGTGGTTTATGACCAAGACCTCCGGTATGTGGCTTGGAATCCCTTTATGGAACGTCTCACCGAACGCCTGGCCTCGGACGTGATCGGCCAGAAAGCAGTGGATCTTTTTCCCCATCTAAAAAAACAAGGGATCGACAAGCTTTTAGATCGAGCGCTCGCAGGAGAACCCGTGAATTCGGGTGATTTTCCATACGTTCCTCCGTCAGGGAAAACCGTGTGGGTGACATCGATTTATAGCCCTCATCTCAATTTCAGAGGAGAAACTGTCGGAGTCCTTATGATGTTGCGGGATATTACGGAACGCAAGAATTTGGAGGACGCCTACTATCAATCCGAAAAAATTGCGGCTGTTGGGCGGCTGGCCGCCGGGATTGCCCATGAACTCAACAATCCCCTGGCGGTGATTCTAGGGTTTTCGCAAAGCCTGCTGGACCGGAAACCGGCAGGGGATTCGGATTTCCATCCTCTGAAATCCATCGAGCGGGAAGCCCTCCGGTGCCGTAATCTCGTCCAGAATTTATTAGTGTTTTCTCGTCAGAAAAATTCCAAACTGATCACGGAAGACCTCGCTGAAACCATTGAGGGATCCCTCTCGTTGGTCGAACCACAGGCTCGTCTTCGAAATGTTGCGATGAAACGTCATTTCGATGACAACGTACCACGGATTTACCTCGATCGCCAGCAGATCCAGCAAGTGATCATGAACCTCTGTACCAACGCCCTGGATGCGATGCCCAAAGGCGGGACACTCCTGATCCGTTTGAAGCTGGAGGGTGACTCAGCCGAAATCGGTATCACGGATACCGGGATGGGAATTCCCCTGGCGGCGCGTAATCATATCTTTGATCCTTTTTTCACAACCAAGGATGTCGGCAAGGGGACTGGACTCGGGCTCAGTATCGTTTACGAGATCGTGAAAAAACACGGGGGAGCGATCTCCTTTGAAAGCGAGATCGATCAGGGAACGACCTTCAGAATCCGGCTTCCTCTGCAAAACAAGTCAGCCAGAAATGGGGAGGGTTAA
- a CDS encoding response regulator gives MAEILVIDDSVVIRNALRAELIRAGHVVHEAVDGVEGIRQAQNLKPDLIILDVVMPAMDGMKVHAQLRRSSQTLPIVFLSAMASQTYKNPEFCPSPDVFLPKPPDMDRLLKVITLLLKQYPQPKR, from the coding sequence ATGGCGGAAATCCTGGTGATTGATGATTCGGTTGTGATTCGGAATGCCTTGCGCGCGGAGCTGATTCGTGCCGGGCACGTGGTCCATGAAGCGGTGGATGGAGTAGAAGGGATTCGTCAGGCGCAGAATCTCAAACCCGATCTCATTATTTTGGACGTGGTGATGCCCGCCATGGACGGCATGAAAGTTCATGCGCAACTGCGGCGTTCATCCCAGACACTTCCCATCGTGTTTCTGTCAGCCATGGCGTCGCAGACATATAAGAACCCTGAATTTTGCCCGAGTCCCGATGTCTTCCTACCGAAACCCCCGGATATGGATCGTTTGCTCAAGGTCATCACTCTCCTCCTGAAACAGTATCCTCAACCGAAGCGGTAG